The Coffea arabica cultivar ET-39 chromosome 8e, Coffea Arabica ET-39 HiFi, whole genome shotgun sequence genome window below encodes:
- the LOC113703662 gene encoding alkane hydroxylase MAH1, protein MAYSIQSYLETLPALFCFFFLFCYYYSFCRRWRNSSLPTNWPVIGMMPGLVRNSHRLQDYGTEVLKESGGTFEASGPWFANMHMVLTCDPANIHYILSKNFSNYPKGPEFRKIFDILGDGIFNADSQLWETHRRVTLSLMHHPSFLKLLEVTVWDKVEKGLLPVLQNCAKTGSQLDLQDIFQRFAFDSISKLVLDHDPGSLSLDLPNIPCEKAFNDLALVLLHRHILPERYWKLQKWLGIGKEKKLSKAWDAFDQFIYPRISLKQEKRSKMFDEERRFVGLTTLMEAYEETNNSIRDAKAFMRDNILNLMFAGRDTTSTALTWFFWLIATNPWAEEKILEEIANELDVVKQGQDSRLFNVQQSHKLVYLHAALCEALRLYPPVALEHKAPVQADILPSGVRVEPNTKLILFFYSMGRMESLWGEDCLEFKPERWISERGRIRHEPSFKFPAFNAGPRTCLGKEMAFVQMKMVAASIIYNYHVQVVDGHPISPGDSIIIQMKQGLMVRLFQRNR, encoded by the coding sequence ATGGCTTACAGtattcaatcatatcttgaaaCTCTTCCTGcactattttgtttcttttttcttttctgttacTACTACAGTTTTTGCCGGCGGTGGAGAAATAGCTCACTGCCCACAAACTGGCCAGTCATCGGTATGATGCCAGGGCTTGTTCGGAACTCTCACAGGCTACAAGATTATGGAACAGAGGTTCTTAAAGAGAGTGGAGGCACCTTCGAGGCCAGCGGCCCTTGGTTTGCTAATATGCACATGGTCCTCACCTGTGATCCTGCCAACATCCATTACATTCTCAGCAAAAACTTCTCAAACTACCCAAAGGGTCCCGAATTCAGgaaaatatttgatattttgggAGATGGGATTTTCAATGCTGATTCCCAGTTATGGGAAACTCACAGGAGAGTAACTTTGTCGCTTATGCACCACCCCAGTTTCCTGAAACTATTGGAAGTAACTGTTTGGGACAAAGTGGAAAAAGGGCTCCTCCCAGTTTTACAAAACTGTGCAAAAACAGGATCCCAGCTTGACTTGCAAGACATATTCCAGAGGTTCGCTTTTGATAGCATATCAAAATTGGTACTCGACCATGACCCAGGCAGCTTATCCTTGGATTTGCCAAACATTCCATGTGAGAAGGCTTTCAACGATCTAGCGTTAGTCCTGTTACATAGGCACATATTGCCGGAGCGCTACTGGAAGCTTCAGAAATGGCTAGGAATCGGTAAAGAGAAGAAGCTGAGCAAAGCTTGGGATGCTTTTGATCAATTCATTTACCCTCGCATATCACTGAAGCAAGAAAAACGGAGTAAAATGTTTGACGAGGAACGCAGGTTTGTCGGACTAACCACTTTAATGGAGGCTTACGAGGAGACAAACAATAGTATTCGCGATGCAAAAGCGTTCATGAGAGACAACATTCTGAATTTGATGTTTGCTGGTAGAGACACCACCAGTACAGCTCTCACATGGTTTTTCTGGCTGATTGCAACAAATCCTTGGGCTGAGGAGAAGATTCTTGAAGAGATAGCAAATGAGTTGGACGTGGTGAAACAAGGTCAAGATTCGAGGCTCTTCAATGTCCAACAGTCCCATAAACTCGTTTACCTCCATGCTGCTCTCTGTGAAGCTCTCAGGCTATATCCGCCCGTGGCTTTAGAGCACAAAGCTCCAGTCCAGGCCGACATTCTTCCAAGTGGTGTACGCGTCGAACCAAATACCAAACTGATTCTTTTCTTCTACTCCATGGGGAGGATGGAGTCCTTATGGGGTGAAGATTGCTTGGAGTTTAAGCCTGAAAGGTGGATATCGGAACGGGGGAGAATCAGGCACGAACCTTCCTTCAAGTTCCCTGCGTTTAATGCCGGACCAAGGACTTGTTTGGGCAAGGAGATGGCTTTTGTTCAGATGAAAATGGTGGCAGCCTCCATCATCTACAATTACCACGTCCAAGTGGTGGATGGTCATCCTATTTCCCCTGGTGACTCCATTATTATCCAAATGAAACAGGGTTTAATGGTGAGGCTCTTTCAAAGAAATCGATGA